TGCTGCTCGGCGACGACATCATCGACGCCCGCGACACCCTGCTGACGCGCATGCTCGAGGAGCAGGGTGCGCGCAACGCCTCGATCGTCGCGCTCCTCGAGGTCGACCCCGACTCGATCCACCTCTACGGCGCCGCAGCGGTCGAAGCGACCGACGACCCCGACGTCGTGCGCGTCACGGGCCTCGTCGAGAAGCCGGCCAAGGAGGTCGCGCCCTCGAACTACGCGGTCATCGGCCGCTACGTGCTGAAGCCCGAGGTGTTCGGCATCCTCGAGCACACTCCGCCGGGAAAGGGCGGCGAGATCCAGCTGACCGACGCGCTCATGACCATGGCGGGCGATGTCGAGGGCACCGGCGGCGTGTACGGCGTCGTCTTCCGCGGTCGTCGCTACGACACCGGCGACAAGCTCGACTACATCAAGGCGGTCATCCAGCTCGCAGCGGATCGTGACGACCTCGGACCCGATCTCCGCCCGTGGCTCGTCGAATACGTGGCAGGACTCGATACAGTCTGAGCATGCCCGCAGTCGCCGTGCCCACCCTGCGAGACGGCGACGTCACGCTGCGACCCATCCGCGTCCGTGACGCGAAACCCCTCGAGCGCGTGCTGCTCGCCAACCGAGGGTGGCTCCGACAGTGGGAGGCGACGTATCCGGGCGGCGGCTCGGTGATCGACACCCGAGGCAGCATCCGCAACCTGCTGGCCCACGCGCGCAGCGGCCACGCGCTGCCGTTCGTCATCGAGGTCGACGGCGTGCTGGTCGGGCAGTTGAACGTCTCCTCGATCACGTACGGCTCGCTGTCGTCGGCGACGATCGGTTATTGGGTCGCCCAGGAGGTCGCCGGGCGCGGCATCACGCCGACGGCGGTGGCGCTCGCCACCGACTACTGCTTCAGCGTGCTGCGGCTGCATCGCATGGAGATCTGCATCCGGCCCGAGAACGGGCCGTCGCTCAGGGTGGTCGAGAAGCTCGGCTTCCGCTACGAGGGGCTCCGGCGGCGGTTCATCCACATCAACGGGGTCTGGAGCGACCACTTCGCGTTCGCGCTCGTGGCCGAGGAGGTGCCGCGCGGCGTGCTCCGGCGTTGGCGCGCGGGGCTCGTGCCCGAGGGGCTCGCGCGGGTGAGCGACGAGGATCGCGCGGCATCCGCGCACCCCTTGCAGCTGCCCGATCGGTGAACACGCGGGCGTCGAGTACGTCCGAAGGCATGCAGTGACCTAGCGTTGTCCCATGGACGTGATCGGTGGGGGGCTGCTCGTGGCTGTTGCAGCCGCGCTGTGGATCGCGTACCTCCTGCCGAACTGGCTGCGGCGTCGCCAGTACATGGCCACCGAGCGCAACGCGGTGCGGCTCCAGCAGACGCTGCGCATCCTCGCCGAGACCGCCGAGACGCCCGAGCCTGTGCGAGTCGAGGCGACGGCGCGCGAGGTCGCGGCGCAGCAGCGCATCCTGCAGCAGCGCGAGGCGACGGCCCGACTCACGGCGGAGGCCGAGGAGCGCGAGGCGCTCGCCGAGCGCTGGGCCGCCGAAGGCGCCGTGGATGCCGCGCGCCTTCGTGTCGGCGTGGTGCTCGCCGCTGCCGCCGCAGCGACGGAGCCGATCGCCATCATCGCGCCCGCAGAGGTGCCGGCGGCTCCGGTGCAGAGCCCCCGGTCGCCGCAGAGCGTCCTCGCCCGCAAGCGGCTTCGTCGCGGACGGGCGCTGTGCTCGCTCCTGCTGCTCGCCTCGCTCCTCACCGTCATCGGCGGTGGCATCGCCGCCGCGCTCGGCGCCTCGCTCATCACACCGGTGATCGGCGCGGCGGGCATGGCGCTCGCGTTCGCGGGCCTCGTCAGGCTCGCACGGGTACGCCCGGCGGCTCAGGTCGCAGCTCGGCCGGCGACCGTCGTCGAGGCGCGGCCGTTCGAGCCCATCGATCTCGTCGAGCCCGAATCACCCGCCGACGGCTGGGTGCCGCAGCCGCTGCCGCGACCGCTGCACCTCTCGAGGGGCACGATCGCCGCGATGGCGATGGCCTCCATCGACGCGGCGGCGGAGCTGAAGCGAGCGGAGACCGGCGACGACATCGCGCGTCGTGCGGCGGAGCTGGAGCCCGAACTGCCCGTCATCACGCCGGCAGCGGCCGCCTCGGCAGCGGCGGCGCGTGCGCGGCCCGCGACCTCGGTGCCGGCCGACGCGCCGGTCAGCCCGTATTCGCGCATGGGCATCATCGACGAGGCGCAGCCCGGATTCGACGACCTCGACGCCGTGCTGCGTCGTCGCCGCCAGGCCGGTTGACCGGGCCGAGCGACCCGGATGGTCTGAACCACCGACTGCGGGATGATAGGCTTTTTCTCGCTCGGGCCCTTGGCGCAGCTGGTAGCGCGCCTCGTTCGCATCGAGGAGGTCAGGAGTTCGAATCTCCTAGGGTCCACCGAGTCGAAGGGCTCCCGCCATGCGGGAGCCCTTCGTGCATTTCGGCCGCA
The sequence above is a segment of the Agromyces hippuratus genome. Coding sequences within it:
- the galU gene encoding UTP--glucose-1-phosphate uridylyltransferase GalU, whose protein sequence is MTQRITKAVIPAAGLGTRFLPATKAMPKEMLPVVDRPAIQYVVEEAVSAGLTDVLMVTGRNKNALENHFDRVAELEATLEAKGDTAKLAKVNESTDLADIHYVRQGDPLGLGHAVLRARMHVGNEPFAVLLGDDIIDARDTLLTRMLEEQGARNASIVALLEVDPDSIHLYGAAAVEATDDPDVVRVTGLVEKPAKEVAPSNYAVIGRYVLKPEVFGILEHTPPGKGGEIQLTDALMTMAGDVEGTGGVYGVVFRGRRYDTGDKLDYIKAVIQLAADRDDLGPDLRPWLVEYVAGLDTV
- a CDS encoding GNAT family N-acetyltransferase; its protein translation is MPAVAVPTLRDGDVTLRPIRVRDAKPLERVLLANRGWLRQWEATYPGGGSVIDTRGSIRNLLAHARSGHALPFVIEVDGVLVGQLNVSSITYGSLSSATIGYWVAQEVAGRGITPTAVALATDYCFSVLRLHRMEICIRPENGPSLRVVEKLGFRYEGLRRRFIHINGVWSDHFAFALVAEEVPRGVLRRWRAGLVPEGLARVSDEDRAASAHPLQLPDR